The following proteins come from a genomic window of Malus sylvestris chromosome 4, drMalSylv7.2, whole genome shotgun sequence:
- the LOC126619491 gene encoding uncharacterized protein LOC126619491, protein MEDDAKKLEEGLHKKDDELIKEIVTTSSGQNGGSDVVAHDHEDEERKKVEAVAPLQAKEIKGEEQPVSVVKQKTKRVATLDAFRGLTIVVMILVDDAGGAYARIDHSPWNGCTLADFVMPFFLFIVGVAIALALKKIPKISDAIKKIILRTLKLMFWGIILQGGYSHAPYDLSYGVDMKQIRWFGILQRIALVYFVVALIETVTTKHRPTVLGPGHISIFTAYKWQWIGGLVAFLVYMITTFSLYVPDWSFVVDEKHVSKEFLVKCGMRGHLGPACNAVGYVDRQVWGINHLYTQPVWRRLKACTLSSPSDGPLRKDAPDWCRGPFEPEGLLSSISAILSGVIGIHYGHVLIHFKGHAERLKQWVSMAVVLVIIAIILHFTDAIPINKQLYSFSYVCFTGGAAGLIFSAFYLVIDVWHCRKPFLFLEWIGMNAMLVFVMAAQGIFAAFVNGWYYESKDNNLVNWIQNHVFIDVWHSERLGTLLYVIFAEILFWGVVAGILHKLKIYWKL, encoded by the exons ATGGAGGACGATGCTAAGAAGTTGGAAGAAGGTCTTCATAAGAAGGATGATGAGCTGATCAAGGAGATAGTAACGACGAGTAGTGGTCAGAATGGTGGCAGCGATGTCGTTGCCCATGATCATGAGGATGAGGAGAGGAAGAAAGTGGAGGCGGTGGCTCCTCTGCAAGCGAAGGAAATCAAGGGAGAGGAGCAACCAGTTTCAGTGGTTAAGCAGAAGACCAAGAGGGTTGCTACTTTGGATGCATTTAGAGGCCTTACCATAGTG GTGATGATATTGGTAGATGATGCCGGAGGAGCATATGCACGTATTGATCACTCACCGTGGAACGGATGCACATTGGCCGATTTCGTGATGCCCTTCTTCCTCTTCATTGTGGGGGTCGCCATAGCTCTTGCTCTCAAG AAAATTCCTAAGATAAGTGATGCAATCAAGAAGATTATTTTACGGACATTGAAGCTTATGTTTTGGGGAATTATTTTGCAAG GAGGATACTCCCATGCGCCCTATGATCTTTCTTATGGTGTTGACATGAAACAAATCCGATGGTTCGGCATCCTCCAG AGAATAGCATTGGTTTACTTTGTTGTTGCTCTGATAGAGACAGTCACCACCAAGCACAGACCAACTGTCCTTGGCCCTGGACACATCTCTATCTTCACTGCATATAAATGGCAGTG GATTGGAGGATTAGTCGCGTTCCTTGTCTACATGATCACAACATTTTCATTATACGTTCCAGATTGGAGTTTTGTTGTAGACGAAAAACATGTATCAAAAGAATTCTTG GTTAAGTGTGGGATGAGAGGACATCTAGGACCTGCATGCAATGCCGTTGGATATGTGGATCGACAGGTCTGGGGCATAAACCATCTCTACACACAACCCGTCTGGAGACGCTTGAAG GCCTGCACACTTAGCTCTCCAAGTGATGGTCCTCTTCGAAAGGATGCTCCAGATTGGTGCAGAGGGCCATTTGAACCTGAAGGCTTGTTGAG TTCGATTTCAGCTATCCTTAGTGGCGTCATTGGCATCCATTATGGCCACGTTTTGATCCATTTCAAG GGTCATGCGGAGAGGCTCAAACAATGGGTCTCAATGGCTGTTGTCTTGGTCATCATAGCCATTATTCTACATTTTACGGACG CTATTCCTATCAACAAGCAACTCTACAGCTTCAGCTATGTTTGTTTCACCGGCGGTGCAGCTGGACTAATTTTTTCTGCATTTTACTTGGTG ATCGATGTTTGGCACTGCCGGAAGCCATTTTTGTTCCTAGAGTGGATAGGAATGAATGCAATGCTGGTGTTTGTGATGGCAGCTCAGGGCATCTTTGCAGCATTTGTAAACGGATGGTATTACGAGTCCAAAGACAACAACTTA GTGAATTGGATCCAGAACCATGTTTTCATCGATGTATGGCACTCGGAGAGGCTGGGAACCCTCTTATATGTGATATTTGCAGAGATCTTGTTCTGGGGAGTAGTTGCTGGCATCCTGCACAAACTGAAGATATACTGGAAGCTCTAG